In the Arachis ipaensis cultivar K30076 chromosome B10, Araip1.1, whole genome shotgun sequence genome, one interval contains:
- the LOC107623577 gene encoding protein LIKE COV 2 encodes MAEEKESTSIPLSQADNASSEDPEDPAKSPPNSPNSSTRRACCFVLQSWVSKKFMTGCVVLFPVAVTFFITWWFIQFVDGFFSPIYSRLGIDIFGLGFITSLVFVFLIGVFVSSWMGATVFWLGEWFIKRMPLVRHIYSASKQISAAISPDQNTTAFKEVAIIRHPRVGEYAFGFITSTVTLQKENEDEELCSVFVPTNHLYIGDIFLVNSKEIIRPNLSIREGIEIIVSGGMTMPQLISPLERAPRQSERIPLNRIASRA; translated from the exons atggcgGAAGAGAAAGAATCAACTTCGATTCCTCTGAGTCAAGCAGACAATGCCTCTTCCGAAGATCCCGAAGATCCGGCAAAGTCTCCCCCGAATTCTCCTAATTCCTCCACTCGCAGG GCATGTTGCTTTGTTCTCCAAAGTTGGGTATCAAAGAAATTTATGACCGGATG TGTAGTTCTTTTCCCAGTTGCAGTTACCTTCTTTATTACATGGTGGTTTATTCAATTTGTTGATGGTTTCTTTAGCCCAATATACTCCAGGCTTGGCATTGACATATTTG GACTTGGTTTTATTACATCTTTGGTTTTTGTATTTCTTATTGGTGTTTTTGTTTCATCATGGATGGGTGCCACTGTTTTCTGGCTTGGAGAATGGTTCATAAAGCGAATGCCCCTTGTTAGGCATATATACTCTGCGTCCAAGCAGATTAGTGCTGCAATATCTCCAG ATCAAAATACCACAGCCTTTAAGGAAGTTGCAATTATCCGTCACCCACGTGTTGGTGAATATGCTTTTGGCTTTATTACATCTACTGTTACTCTACAG AAAGAAAATGAAGACGAAGAGCTCTGTAGTGTTTTTGTCCCTACAAACCATCTATATATTGGGGATATATTTTTGGTTAACTCCAAAGAAATTATAAGACCAAATCTTTCTATTCGAGAAGGCATAG AAATAATTGTTTCTGGGGGAATGACAATGCCACAGTTGATATCTCCATTAGAAAGAGCACCTAGACAGAGTGAGAGAATCCCGTTGAACCGAATTGCATCAAGGGCATAG
- the LOC107621033 gene encoding uncharacterized protein LOC107621033, translated as MPFGLKNAGATYQRLMDKVFQQQIGRNMEVYVDDMVAKTPMQGSHCDDLIEIFRQLRAYNMRLNPDKCEFGVQGGKFLGFMLTSRGIEANPEKCKAVLNMTSPKTTFSKGKKFNWTDECENAFSELKQHLTTPPILQRPETGKPLYLYLSVSNHAVSSVLVTETGRKQSPVYFISRVLQPTETRYPKIEQLAVALITTARRLRHYFQSHTIIVRTDQPLRQILTRPELAGRLIKWSVELSEFDIQYEPRKTLKSQVLADFISEMTKDTHNREVSWSIHVDGASNKEGSGAGILLKEGDKVVAEQSLQFRFNASNNQAEYEALLAGLKLALQLQIPRITAYCDSSLVVHQIKGEFQVKDPLLEKYWLITKDLISKFKEFDIIHVNREQNTRADVLSKLATTQQAENTSALSQLTLDKPSFEQETILSITQASDWRTPFFDYINTGTILKGEPNLPLFRRRASFYTVLGNTLYRRGHSQPLLKCISKEEAEEVMAETHEGVCGNHIGGRALATKILRTGYYWPTVKRDCITKVKACDNCQKHATLSETPAEELHTIEVSWPFDRWGLDILGPFPKAPGQVKFLLVSIDYFSKWIEAQPLAHITAEKVRSFIWKNIICRYGIPREIISDNGRQFTDHKLATFLTNFNIKHHFSSVDHPQTNGQVESANRIILQGLKKKLGEAKGEWADLIPEILWSYNTSIQSATGETPFKLLAYISVRKHFKLSEHNPRNPKHHEPSIFLGKLPA; from the exons atgcccTTTGGCCTAAAGAATGCAGGTGCGACATATCAAAGGCTAATGGACAAGGTATTCCAACAACAGATAGGCCGCAATATGGAGGTCTATGTAGATGACATGGTAGCAAAAACACCTATGCAGGGGTCACACTGTGACGACTTAATAGAAATCTTCAGACAACTCCGAGCATATAACATGAGACTCAATCCAGACAAATGTGAGTTCGGAGTACAAGGAGGGAAGTTCCTGGGATTCATGTTAACATCTCGAGGCATCGAGGCCAACCCAGAAAAGTGCAAGGCCGTACTGAACATGACAAGCCCAAAAACA ACATTCTCTAAAGGCAAGAAGTTCAACTGGACAGACGAATGTGAGAACGCTTTTTCCGAACTTAAACAACACCTCACAACACCACCAATCCTCCAAAGACCAGAGACAGGTAAGCCGCTGTATTTATACCTATCAGTATCCAACCATGCTGTAAGCTCGGTTTTAGTAACAGAAACAGGAAGAAAGCAAAGCccagtatacttcatcagtagggTGCTACAACCAACAGAAACAAGGTACCCGAAGATAGAACAACTGGCGGTAGCACTAATTACCACAGCAAGAAGACTGCGGCACTATTTTCAGAGCCACACAATCATAGTACGAACAGACCAACCGCTGAGGCAGATATTAACCAGACCCGAGCTCGCCGGCAGATTGATAAAGTGGTCGGttgagctctccgagttcgacatcCAATACGAACCAAGGAAAACACTGAAGTCACAGGTGCTAGCCGACTTTATATCAGAGATGACTAAAGACACACATAATAGAGAGGTCAGTTGGAGCATACATGTGGATGGAGCGTCAAACAAAGAAGGCAGTGGCGCAGGGATACTACTAAAAGAAGGAGACAAGGTGGTGGCCGAGCAGTCACTACAGTTCCGCTTCAACGCAAGcaacaatcaggcagaatatgaggccCTACTTGCTGGACTAAAGCTCGCCCTACAGCTACAAATACCTCGAATAACAGCCTACTGCGACTCTTCCTTAGTGGTACATCAAATAAAGGGCGAATTTCAGGTAAAAGATCCTTTGTTAGAGAAATATTGGCTCATAACAAAGgatctaatttcaaaatttaaagaatttgATATTATCCATGTAAACCGAGAACAAAACACCAGGGCCGATGTGTTATCTAAGTTAGCCACAACACAGCAAGCCGAAAACACATCGGCACTGTCCCAGCTAACACTTGACAAACCAAGTTTTGAGCAAGAAACAATTTTAAGTATTACACAGGCCTCAGATTGGCGAACACCTTTTTTCGATTACATCAATACAGGCACCATTCTAAAAGGTGAGCCGAACTTGCCGCTCtttagaagaagagcaagcttcTATACAGTGCTCGGAAACACCTTATACAGGCGAGGACATTCACAACCATTGCTCAAGTGCATCAGCAAAGAGGAAGCCGAGGAGGTTATGGCTGAAACCCATGAAGGAGTCTGTGGCAACCATATCGGCGGCCGAGCATTAGCAACGAAGATCTTGCGAACAGGATACTATTGGCCGACGGTAAAACGGGACTGCATCACAAAAGTTAAAGCATGTGATAATTGTCAAAAGCATGCCACCCTCTCAGAGACCCCAGCCGAGGAGCTCCATACCAtagaggtaagctggcctttcgATAGGTGGGGATTGGATATCCTCGGACCCTTTCCGAAAGCGCCAGGCCAGGTAAAGTTCCTCTTAGTATCAATTGATTATTTCTCCaagtggatagaagcacaacCACTAGCACACATAACAGCAGAAAAAGTGCGATCCTTTATATGGAAAAATATCATATGCAGATACGGTATCCCACGAGAGATAATCTCGGATAACGGGAGACAATTTACAGATCATAAGCTCGCCACTTTTCTGACAAATTTTAACATCAAACATCACTTCAGCTCAGTAGACCACCCGCAAACGAACGGACAAGTTGAATCAGCTAACAGAATTATCTTGCAGGGATTAAAGAAAAAACTCGGCGAAGCTAAAGGGGAGTGGGCCGACCTCATTCCAGAAATTCTATGGAGTTACAACACCAGCATCCAATCTGCCACAGGGGAAACTCCCTTCAAATTG TTAGCATACATTTCAGTTAGAAAACACTTCAAACTATCCGAGCATAATCCTCGGAACCCTAAACATCACGAGCCGAGCATATTCCTCGGGAAACTACCAGCATAA